From the Psychrobacter sp. P11F6 genome, the window CGCGTACGCAATTGACACGTGAAGTACTTGAGCACGCGCACAAGCTCATCGGTATTGGCTGCTTTTGTATCGGTACCAACCAAGTAGACTTAGACGCCGCTCGTGATTTGGGTATTCCCGTCTTTAACGCGCCATACTCAAATACCCGCTCGGTGGCTGAACTGGTATTGGCCGAAGCCATCATGCTATACCGCGGCATTCCTGAAAAGAACGCCACAGTACATCGCGGTGGTTGGGGCAAGTCTGCGACCAACTCACATGAAGTACGTGGCAAGACAATCGGTATCGTCGGTTATGGCTCTATCGGTTCGCAACTGTCTGTCTTAGCAGAAAGCTTTGGTATGAAAGTCATTTATCATGATGCTGTGACCAAGTTGCCACTAGGTAATGCGGTACAAGTAGGTAGCTTAGAAGAGCTACTATCAACGGCTGACATCGTGACATTGCATGTACCTGATGTACCAAGCACCCGCTACATGATGAAAGCTGAGCAGTTCGCGCATATGAAAGACGGCAGTTACTTTATCAATGCCGCTCGTGGTACTTGCGTAGAGATTGATGATTTAGCCGCTGTGCTTGAATCTGGTAAAATTTTGGGCGCAGCGATTGACGTGTTCCCGAAAGAGCCAAAATCAGCTGATGAAGAGTTTGAATCACCACTGCGTAAATTTGATAACGTCATCTTGACGCCGCATATCGGTGGTTCAACTCAAGAAGCACAAGCCAATATCGGACTTGAAGTCGCTGATAAGTTTGTTAGATACTCTGACCAAGGTGACACAGCGACAGCCGTGAACTTCCCAGAAGTTTCTATTCCATTCAAAGAAAACTCGCATCGTCTGTTACATATTCATAGAAACGTGCCAGGCGTGTTGTCTCAGATCAACCGTCTGTTTGCAGAAGCAGGAATTAACATCCTAGCACAGAGCCTAATGACAGAAGGCGATGTCGGTTATTTGGTCATGGATGTTGACTACAATGATTCAACTGCCGCGCTAGATCAGTTAAAAGACGTAGAAGAGACGATTCGCGTGCGTATTTTGTTTTAAATAATATTTGCATGTAAGCATAATTTTAGCGTAACAGTAGCAGACCATCATTCAGATAGTCTGCTATTTTTTTGTCTTAAATCAAGCAATTGCAATGTTCAATCATGGCATTAATGCTTTTTATTTATGAGTAACCCAAATTATAGAGAATGTAAGTTTTACATTCGCTATACTCATTTTTATATAAGTTAACATTATCTTAATTATACGGTCTTATTAACAATTTAAACTACACCAGTACATTAAGCCTATAATGATGAATATATTTTTAATGAACAACATGATTAACTATGTTTTTGAGGTAAATCACGGTTATTTTCTACGGACAGGCATACTTACAAATGGTAAATAGCTTGCTGAAGAAGATAATTCATTTAACACATACAATTGACTGAATAGGATGATTCATGAAAAACAACTTACTCAAGGCAGCTGCATTTGGTAGCGTATTAGCTATGACTGCAACGGCTAGCCATGCTGCTGGTGATCAAGATAAATATCAATTATCTAGTCATATTTTAGACATTAGTACAGGCAAACCAGCACCAAACGTCAATGTAAAACTGATGATGCAAGAGAAAACTGGTAGCTGGAAATTGCTTGATGCGCAAAAGACTGATAATAATGGTCGTATCGGCAACTTCTTACCGAATCAAGACGGCGTTGAGCATGATGGTACTTATAAGTTGATTTTTGAGACGACTCCTTATTTCCGAAATCAAGGTCTAGAGTCTTTCTATCCGTATGTTGAAGTCAATTTCAATATCGAAGGCGATAACCATTACCATGTGCCAATCACTTTGTCTCCATACGGCTATAGCACTTACCGCGGTAGCTAATCCATATGCGATAGCTAAGCCATATTACGTACTAAGTAAGTCATAAGTCAGTACTAATAAAGCAAAAAAGGACGCCCCAATCAAATATTTGATTGGGGCGTCCTTTTTGCTTTTATCCATCTTAAACTTATTCAGCGTTAGCTTTATTGGCTTCCTCTGCTTAACGACGTGCTTCAATTTTAGCGGCTTTGCGTTTCTCAATCACATCAATCACATCGCTACCAATATGCGCTTCGCCACGTTTCTTTGCCAGCTGCATTTGATGCTCACGTTCGCGAAATCTGGCTTTTTGCTCGTCGGTCGCTTTATCAATGCAGTGTGGGCATGACTCGCCTTTGATGTAAGCAAGGCTTTGCATGTCATCGACAGTAATGGGCATACGGCAGGCGAAGCATTGCTCATAGTTGCCTTTTTCTAAGTTATGATTGACCGACACGCGGTTATCAAAAACGAAGCAATCGCCTTGCCACATAGACTCGCTGGCTGGAATTTCTTCTAGATATTTTAAGATGCCGCCCTCTAAATGATACACCTCTTCAAAGCCTTGCTCACGCATATAAGCAGTAGACTTCTCACAGCGTATACCACCGGTACAGAACATCGCGACTTTTTTATGTTTGGCTGGATCCATCTCTTTTGCGACGTATTCTGGGAACTCGCGGAACGTCTCTGTATTTGGATTGACGGCATTTTGGAACGTGCCGATTTTAACTTCATAATCATTACGGGTGTCGATAAGAATGACGTCAGGGTCTGAGATTAACGCATTCCATTCGCTTGGTTTTACATAGCGTCCAACTGATTGCAATGGGTCGATATTTTCAACGCCCATGGTAACGATTTCTTTTTTGAGCTTCACTTTGGTACGATAAAAAGGCTGAGCATCGGTATAAGATTCTTTAAAGGTAAAGCTGCCAATCGCTTCGATACTGCGCAGATACTCAAGGACGTTATCGATACCTTGGCGTGTGCCAGAAATCGTACCATTAATGCCTTCATTAGCAATCAATAACGTGCCTTTGACATCATTATCGAGCATATTATTTAAAATTGGCTCGCGGTATTGCTCAAAGTCAGCAAAACGCGTGAACTTATATAGAGCGGCAACGACGATGTTATTGGTGACGCTATCGTAGGCTGGGGCTGATTTGTTGTCGGTGACAGTGCTGTTTTGGATATTGCTAGCTGTATTATGGTCTTGAATGGTACTCATGTTTTTCTCCTGCTGGCTAGGTCGCAAACCTAGTGCATTGGGTTTAAGGTGCTTTTTAAAATTAACAGTTGAAATTAATTGGTAATGCTATAACACTAGCGCGATTGTGGAATTGGCTAATGCGGGCGTAGTGTAGCAAATTTTAGGGAAGTTTTGGAGGTTTTATCGTTCTTAAGCCAGATATAGGTGATAATGATAATAAAAATAGACAACAAAAAAGCCCAGTAAAATACTGAGCTTGTTTTATATTCACTGCGTAAAGCAAAATTAGTGTTTACTTACTCTGGAACCAAGTATCGGCTTTGCTACGAGCGCTAGCGATGTCTGAACTTGACAAGTTCAATGCCAACTGACCAATTTTACCGCGTGCTTTATTACGTACTTTTTCATCAAGCATACCATCACGGGCAGCCAAATCGTACCATTTATAAGCATCGACGAGATTTTTTTGCTTTTCATCGAGCAATGCAAGGGTATAGCTGGCACGGTTATCGCCACGCATAGCGGCTTTTTCTAACCAAACTTTCGCTTGTTGCAAGTTAGGCTGCACACCTTCACCACGCAAATACATGATGGCAAGATTCAACTGAGCAGGGGCAACGCCTTGCTGAGCCGCTTTGGTATACCACTGGATAGCTTGTTGGGTATTCTTTGCAATGCCTTCGCCTTTCTGTAAGCGCTTGGCTAAATAAAACTGAGCGTGATCGTTACCTTGGGCAGCGCGGTTAGACAGCTCACTGACTGGCATTAGCTCAAAACGTGACGTATCAAGTGGCACGTTTGATATTAACTCAGCGTTTGCTAGACCTGCACAAGAAAATAAGGCAGTAAACAACGCAGCTTTTAATAATTTCATAGCAGCTCCAAAATTAGGCAGTTAATAAGCAAAAAAAGTTGCACCGCTAAAAGAATTTAGATGGCGATAACAATTAGGTGAAATCTTGCGATACCAACTTACCTAATCATTAGCAATATAATTAATCGATGTAGTGTGGCAAATTCCTTTAATCGAACCGATAAACGGTCAGAATCAGGGTGCGATTGACGCTATTTTGCTAGCTTAACACCCAAACTTACGAAACTCAAATACTAATTACATGATTTAATGCGTATTCATACCTCATTGTCCTCAATAAAATCATAGAGTTACTTAAGCGTAAGAATAAATTAACCAGCTATTAAGGTTAAAATTTGTATTTATGAGCTGTGCTATCGCTTTCAATCAATGTTAGGGCGTGTCCTCAATTCAATCCATTATCCTCTAAATGGGCAAAAATGGTTAAATTTTGCCAAATATCGTCAAATAGCTTAGCAATATCTCGATATTATTTGCGCTACTTTCCTTGTTTGACGGCAATTTATCTCATTTTTATCACCATTTTTAAAATAAAGACACGCCCTAAGTAGATAACCCTATTATTCAGATTTTTGTTTGGTGACACGATAGATAGCGACGTCTGCCAATAGGTTGGGTGCTTGGCGTATCAATGCTTTCATAAGTGGCGTATGACCTTTTTCAGAATCGCTGACGGCAAAGCGGTTGACGATATGAATATCATGCTGTGCACAAAGCTGCTCAAAATCTTTAAACGTACACAGATGAATGTTTGGGGTGTTATACCACTCATAAGGCAATGCCTCTGAGACAGGCATCATCCCTTTAAGTCCTAAATGAATGCGGTTTTGCCAATGAGCAAAGTTAGGGAAGGTGATGACGGCTTCGCGAGCAACACGTAGCATGTCAAGTAAGAGCACATCAGGCGATTTCACCGCTTGCAGCGCCCGTGCCATGACGACGGTGTCGAAACTGTTATCAGCGAAACGTGCCAGACCATCATTCAAGTCTTGCTCGATGATAGATAAGCCTTTGGCGATACCATCGTTGATTTTTTCTTCGTCAATCTCAAGTCCGTAGCCAGTGACGCCGCGATTTTGTTGTAAATGCGCGAGTAGCTCACCATTGCCGCAGCCCAAGTCCAGTACATGTGAGTGCGGCGCAATCCAGCGCTCAGCCAATTGATGATCCATTCTCATGAGCGTGCTCCTGATTTTTGCTGGCTGCTTTGATTTGTGCTTTGTGCTGGTTGTTTTGATTTGCTGTCGGTGATAAATGGCGCAGTCAAAAATCCTCGGACGGCACCCATATAACGAGGAATATCAAATAAAAAAGAATCATGACCATGCGGCGCATCGACATTGATGTAGCTAACTGGTTTGCCAGTCGCCATCAGCGCATCGACAATCTCTTGTGAGCGCTCCGGTGCAAAGCGCCAATCCGTGGTAAATGAGACCACCAAGTATTGGCATTGTGTATGGGCAAAGGCCGCTTTGAGCGCAGAAAGCTCTAGCTGACGATTCTGTTCACTCTCATCTATCGTTGCCACCGTATCTTCTAACGCAGGTTGCGTGCTTTGTTTACTAGATTCCACTGATGTGGCAATCGAGTCCTTAAGCTGTGCTGCTGATTCTGTCGAATCTGTTGCCATGGCTGATGGATAGTCACGTGTTGGATCAAAATAATCTAAAGCTTTAGTCATAAGCAAATAAGTATTGGCATCGAAATTTTCGCTAAAGCGCTCGCCTTGATAGCGTAAATAGCTTTCCACTTGAAACTCAACATCGTAGCCATACATAAATTTGCCAGACTTTAAATCACGACCAAATTTCGCCTTCATCGCGTCATCGGTTAAGTAAGTGATATGCCCAACCATCCGAGCCAATATTAGCCCGCGACGAGGGTAGGTGCCTGCTTGTAAGTAACGTCCCTCTTTAAAATCAGGGTCAGACAATATCGACTGCCGCGCCACTTCGTTAAAGGCGATATTCTGTGCTGAGAGCTTTGGCGTGCTGGCAATGACCACGCAGCGTTTTAACCGATTTGGATAATCAACTGACCATTGCAGCGCCTGCATACCACCCATAGAACCACCAACAATGGCATGCCAAACGTCAATACCGAGACGATCTGAGAGCATCGCTTGGGTTTTTACCCAGTCCTTAATAGTGACGAGCGGAAAGTCAGGACCATAAACTTGCGGTTCATTGCTATCTGGATTAATGGTCGTTGGACCAGTAGAGCCGAAACAGCTGCCGATGTTGTTGACACATACGACATAAAACCGATTGGTGTCGATCGCTTTATTAGGGCCAATCATATTGTCCCACCAGCCAGCCTTTTTATCATCAGCACTATGGAAACCTGCCGCGTGATGACTGCCGGATAGGGCGTGGCAAATGAGTACCGCGTTTGATTTGTCGCTATTTAGCGTGCCATAAGTTTCGATGATTAAATCAAACGATGGCAAAGTACGATTACATTCTAACGTCAACGGCTCAGCGAAATGAAAAATCTGAGGCGTGATAATTCCGACTGAACCGACTGAGTCCACGGTATTCACTAAGCTGGCCGAATGAAGCGTATCTGTCGGGGACTGGTCACTGGTATTATTAGGGCGTGCGTTCAAAGCTACCTCGCAAGACAACAATTATCAATAAAATAAAAAGGGCAAACTGTCGATAGGCAGTGTTGCCAATACTGCTTTGCCGACACTGTTTTTTAAATGTTTTTCTTACAATGTGCTTGCCTATTGTATGGTGATGCGCGTAGGAGTACAACCGTCGAGCGAGTCTTTTGAGCATAGTCTTTTAAGCATGGTTCTTAGGGACGATGGGTGGTAGGTAGAGAAGAGTTAGGGTGAATCAATGATTGATGACTATCCATAAATAGCAATAAATAGCAACTAAGTATCAAATTGTATAAGGGTGCTTTTACCATGCGTTATTAATGGATAAAATGCTACACTAATAAAGCATTTAATCAATCATGACTTAATAATCTTTTATCGCATATTCTTCTTTAACTAACCTAATAATAAAATAGTGCTGCTATGAAACCTGAACTGCCTCCCCGTATTGCCGTCCTATTAGTGAACCTAGGTACGCCAGATGAGCCAACAGCGCCTGCCGTACGTCGTTACTTAAAACAGTTTTTGTCTGACCCCCGTGTCATCGAGATTCCGAAATTCTTGTGGGCGATTATTCTCAATTTGTTTGTATTGCCAAGCCGCCCTAAACGTGTGGCAAAAGCCTATGCCAGTATTTGGGAAGGCGACTCACCGATTCGTAAGATACTAAAGAGCCAAGTGGAGCTATTGGAACCACGGCTTGCAAATAGTGCCGCACCATTTCGGGTTTCTGTCCATCCGGCGATGAGCTATGGCAATCCTGGTTTGCCTGATGTGATGGATACCTTGCGCGGTGAAGGCGTTGATCACTTTGTTATCTTGCCATTATTTCCACAGTATTCTGCTTCCTCTGGTGGCGCTGTTTACGATGCACTGACGAAGTGGACGCTCAAGCAGCGCAATTTGCCGAACTATACTATTGTCAAAGATTACTTTGCGCATCCGCTGTACATTCAAGCATTGGCTGATTCGATTCGCCGCTTTCAAGCAGAGCATGGCAAGCCTGACAAGCTGATGTTTAGCTTCCACGGTATCCCGCAGCCTTATGCTGATAAAGGTGATCCGTATCCTAAGCGTTGTAAATGTACCGCCGCGCAAGTGGCTCACGCGCTTGGTCTAAAGGATGACGAATGGATTATCAGTTTTCAATCACGCTTTGGCAAGCAAGAATGGGTCAAGCCCTATACCGATGTGGTACTAGAAGATTGGGGCAAGTCAGGTGTGCGCTCGGTACAAGTCATTAGTCCAGCTTTTTCTGCTGATTGTCTGGAAACGCTAGAAGAGCTGGCCATCGAAAATCGTGAAAACTTTCTTCACGCGGGTGGACAAGAATATCACTATATTCCCGCATTGAACTTGGATGAGGCGCACATTGATTTGCTCGAAGCGCTCAGTGCGCCATTGGTCAAAGGCTGGGCGGGAACGCTAGATGGTTGGGCGTAATAGCATTTTTTTTAAATCATAAAAAAATACCGGATATCATGTTCGGTATTTTTTTGACTAAATGATTTTAATGAATTTGATTAAAATAGAATAAAGTTGGGATTTTTGGTGACTGATATGTAAAACTATGCCAAATAAACTTTTGTGTCATTGTCAATTTTACGTTTGCTTAACTTTATTTTTGAGGATAAATATGTCCAGCTCCAATTATTCACAACCCTCTGTGTCTCTACAAAAACCTAACGGTCAACCACCGAACTTACCGCCCACTGACGAGTATGGCGGCCTATTACCGCAGTTATTGGTAGAACCTCGAATGTGCCAAGCAGGATGGGGTATAAGTTGGATTACCAAAGCATTTGCAATATTTAAAGATCAATTTTTATTATGGTTAGCTATTGGTGTTGTTTATTTAATCATTGCTATGATTGGTAGTAGCGTACCCGTGATAAATTTCATTTTTCCTTTTCTTTCCTTTGTTTTTGTTGGTGGAATAATAAAAGGTTGTGCCGATCAAGCTATAGGTAATGAGCTGAGGTTTGACCATCTTTTTTCAGCTTTTTATACGCATCTCAAGCCATTAGTTATTTTATTCGTCTTGTATTTAGTAGCTGTTATTGTTGCAATGATACCTATGCTGATTATATTCGGTGGTATGGCTTTGTCTTTAGCTCAGGAGTCAAGTGACGTTGCGATTGCAGGTATGGTATTGGGTGTTTTATTGGTTTTTGTACTATTATTTCCTGTACTTATGGCTATCTGGTTTGCACCTGCTTTAATTGTGCTTCACAACACTGAGCCTGTTCAGGCAATGAAAATGAGTTTTAAAGGATGTTTAAAAAATATCTTACCATTTTTCGTTTTTTGGTTAATTGCTCCTATAATAATGATATTGATGGTAGTTTTTACACTAGGACTAGGTATGTTAGCACTGCTTCCAATAGGTATGATTACCTACTACACCAGTTACCGAGACGTTTGGACAGATCAGCCATTGTCAGCGCTATAGTTGGTTGTTTAACAGACCC encodes:
- the metW gene encoding methionine biosynthesis protein MetW, with translation MRMDHQLAERWIAPHSHVLDLGCGNGELLAHLQQNRGVTGYGLEIDEEKINDGIAKGLSIIEQDLNDGLARFADNSFDTVVMARALQAVKSPDVLLLDMLRVAREAVITFPNFAHWQNRIHLGLKGMMPVSEALPYEWYNTPNIHLCTFKDFEQLCAQHDIHIVNRFAVSDSEKGHTPLMKALIRQAPNLLADVAIYRVTKQKSE
- the serA gene encoding phosphoglycerate dehydrogenase, whose product is MALSLQKDKIRFLLLEGLHDNALKVLEGAGYHNIENISHALDQDELIEKIKDAHFIGIRSRTQLTREVLEHAHKLIGIGCFCIGTNQVDLDAARDLGIPVFNAPYSNTRSVAELVLAEAIMLYRGIPEKNATVHRGGWGKSATNSHEVRGKTIGIVGYGSIGSQLSVLAESFGMKVIYHDAVTKLPLGNAVQVGSLEELLSTADIVTLHVPDVPSTRYMMKAEQFAHMKDGSYFINAARGTCVEIDDLAAVLESGKILGAAIDVFPKEPKSADEEFESPLRKFDNVILTPHIGGSTQEAQANIGLEVADKFVRYSDQGDTATAVNFPEVSIPFKENSHRLLHIHRNVPGVLSQINRLFAEAGINILAQSLMTEGDVGYLVMDVDYNDSTAALDQLKDVEETIRVRILF
- the uraH gene encoding hydroxyisourate hydrolase: MKNNLLKAAAFGSVLAMTATASHAAGDQDKYQLSSHILDISTGKPAPNVNVKLMMQEKTGSWKLLDAQKTDNNGRIGNFLPNQDGVEHDGTYKLIFETTPYFRNQGLESFYPYVEVNFNIEGDNHYHVPITLSPYGYSTYRGS
- a CDS encoding tetratricopeptide repeat protein — protein: MKLLKAALFTALFSCAGLANAELISNVPLDTSRFELMPVSELSNRAAQGNDHAQFYLAKRLQKGEGIAKNTQQAIQWYTKAAQQGVAPAQLNLAIMYLRGEGVQPNLQQAKVWLEKAAMRGDNRASYTLALLDEKQKNLVDAYKWYDLAARDGMLDEKVRNKARGKIGQLALNLSSSDIASARSKADTWFQSK
- a CDS encoding rhodanese-related sulfurtransferase — its product is MSTIQDHNTASNIQNSTVTDNKSAPAYDSVTNNIVVAALYKFTRFADFEQYREPILNNMLDNDVKGTLLIANEGINGTISGTRQGIDNVLEYLRSIEAIGSFTFKESYTDAQPFYRTKVKLKKEIVTMGVENIDPLQSVGRYVKPSEWNALISDPDVILIDTRNDYEVKIGTFQNAVNPNTETFREFPEYVAKEMDPAKHKKVAMFCTGGIRCEKSTAYMREQGFEEVYHLEGGILKYLEEIPASESMWQGDCFVFDNRVSVNHNLEKGNYEQCFACRMPITVDDMQSLAYIKGESCPHCIDKATDEQKARFREREHQMQLAKKRGEAHIGSDVIDVIEKRKAAKIEARR
- a CDS encoding BPSS1780 family membrane protein, whose product is MSSSNYSQPSVSLQKPNGQPPNLPPTDEYGGLLPQLLVEPRMCQAGWGISWITKAFAIFKDQFLLWLAIGVVYLIIAMIGSSVPVINFIFPFLSFVFVGGIIKGCADQAIGNELRFDHLFSAFYTHLKPLVILFVLYLVAVIVAMIPMLIIFGGMALSLAQESSDVAIAGMVLGVLLVFVLLFPVLMAIWFAPALIVLHNTEPVQAMKMSFKGCLKNILPFFVFWLIAPIIMILMVVFTLGLGMLALLPIGMITYYTSYRDVWTDQPLSAL
- the metX gene encoding homoserine O-acetyltransferase MetX, producing the protein MDSVGSVGIITPQIFHFAEPLTLECNRTLPSFDLIIETYGTLNSDKSNAVLICHALSGSHHAAGFHSADDKKAGWWDNMIGPNKAIDTNRFYVVCVNNIGSCFGSTGPTTINPDSNEPQVYGPDFPLVTIKDWVKTQAMLSDRLGIDVWHAIVGGSMGGMQALQWSVDYPNRLKRCVVIASTPKLSAQNIAFNEVARQSILSDPDFKEGRYLQAGTYPRRGLILARMVGHITYLTDDAMKAKFGRDLKSGKFMYGYDVEFQVESYLRYQGERFSENFDANTYLLMTKALDYFDPTRDYPSAMATDSTESAAQLKDSIATSVESSKQSTQPALEDTVATIDESEQNRQLELSALKAAFAHTQCQYLVVSFTTDWRFAPERSQEIVDALMATGKPVSYINVDAPHGHDSFLFDIPRYMGAVRGFLTAPFITDSKSKQPAQSTNQSSQQKSGARS
- the hemH gene encoding ferrochelatase, producing the protein MKPELPPRIAVLLVNLGTPDEPTAPAVRRYLKQFLSDPRVIEIPKFLWAIILNLFVLPSRPKRVAKAYASIWEGDSPIRKILKSQVELLEPRLANSAAPFRVSVHPAMSYGNPGLPDVMDTLRGEGVDHFVILPLFPQYSASSGGAVYDALTKWTLKQRNLPNYTIVKDYFAHPLYIQALADSIRRFQAEHGKPDKLMFSFHGIPQPYADKGDPYPKRCKCTAAQVAHALGLKDDEWIISFQSRFGKQEWVKPYTDVVLEDWGKSGVRSVQVISPAFSADCLETLEELAIENRENFLHAGGQEYHYIPALNLDEAHIDLLEALSAPLVKGWAGTLDGWA